CTATGGTGTGCGGCTCCCATGTAAACATAGCGATATGGACGGCCAACCTGCTGGGGATGGACAACGGGAAACTCGCAACAACGACTAACCATTAACTGTTTTTCCACCGTGGCTGCTGCGGGATCAATGGTGAAACGCCATAACTGTCCGGGATCTAAATTATCGAAATTCGTACTACGAAAATCCCCATCGGTGTCTACCTGGGGCAGGGAATTGTAACAAATGGAATCGAGGATTATTTTGCCATTTTCCTCAAAAGCGTTGGCATGGTGAAAAACAAAGCCTGCCTGTACCGGAATTCTTTTTATTTCTCCACCGTCCCTAGGAACGAGAATAATTTGAGCAGGTTTATCGGGATGAAATTGCACACATTCCCCTGCTCCTCGCAAACCGAAAAGGTAGGGTAACCCGTTGAGAGTAACGTTATTTTGCAGAAAAATGGCGTAATGGGGCGTGATCGCAAAATCATGAATAAAAGCAAAACCAGGAAAAGTTTCAGTTTTTTGCCGCAACAATTTACCCTGGGGGTCTAGCTCTAACAGGGTGAGGGTACTGCTCAAGCTGGATTTAATTGAAAAGGTCACATAGCAGGGTTGGCCCCCATCAAAAGTTGAAGCCGGATCAATGCGGGGATGGGCCGACAGGGGTTGCCCTTCCGCAAGAATGCCGCCCAAATCATCCAACCCAATGGTTGCTAAGTTTGATGGTTCCAAGCGATGGGGTTGTCCCCCTTCCCATAGGGCCAAGAGGCGATCGCCCCAGTAGGTAATGTTGGTGTTGGCAATGTTTTTTAGCCGTAAGTCAAAGATAGTTTTGAGCCAGCCCCCCGCCGGTTGGGAACCAAAGACGCCCCGATAGATCATTTTTCCCGCTTTTTGCTCTTCCACGTAACCCTGGGTGCGGACAAATTTGCTCTGGAAATGTACTCGACCGTCCCCAGGAAATTTAAAGGCTGTCACCATGCCGTCCCCGTCAAAGGGATGCTTCAAAGGGCGATCGCCAATTTCCAATAATCCAGGGCCGTTGCGATAGAGCGTTCCCTGGAGGTCTGGGGGTATGCTCCCTTCCACGTCTTCGACCCAATAATCCCACTCCTGGGGCTGGGACTGGTAACCTCTCAGCCAATCCTGCGGACTGTAGGAGCGCTGCGATGGGGAACTGGTTGGGGGGGAAGTGACCATGGTCAATGGGGAAGTTTGTTACATTTCTTTACTTTTACCATTGTAACGTTCTCCGCTCCGGGGAACTGGGGGTTAAAATCTATACGTAAAGAATCTGAAGTTTTTCCACTTTCGCCCAGGGAGGTAAATGATGGCGACCGAAGTTTTAAACAAGCCCAGCAATAGCACAATCCGCAAACACGCCCCCCGTTACCGGGTCTTACTGCACAACGATGACTTCAACTCCATGGAGCATGTGGTGCAAACTTTGATCCAGACGGTGGCGGGCATGACCCAGCCCCAAGCGGTGGACATTATGATGGAAGCCCACTTTAACGGCATGTCTTTGGTGATTACTTGTGAGTTGGAACACGCTGAGTTTTACTGTGAAACCCTGCGGAGTCACGGGCTGTCCAGCACCATCGAACCGGACGAATAGGCCCTAATTTTTTCTTGATGACAACGGTTGATCCGGTGGAACTTCAGCGGCGGAGGGCATTAGACATCCGTAACTCGCCAACTAAGTTTGAGGTTGAACCAAAAGTTCCAGAGGGTCACTAGGGCGATCGCCAGGGCGTTGGCTAGGTAGCGGTTGAAGTGGGAAAAGTTAAAGAAGAAATTCAACAGCCCCAGGTTAATGCCCAGGCCAGCCCAGCAGATCAGGTTAAATTTGAGCAGACGTTTACTGACTTGGGAGGGACTATTTTGTCCCTGGGTTAGATCTTGAAAAGTCCAACGGTCATTCCAAAAAAAGTTGTTCAGGATGGCTAACTGGGCGGCGATGATCTTACTGCGGCTCAGGGGCAGATCTCCCAGGGATGGTTCCGTGAGGATAAATAA
The genomic region above belongs to Synechocystis sp. PCC 6803 substr. PCC-P and contains:
- a CDS encoding apocarotenoid-15,15'-oxygenase; the encoded protein is MVTSPPTSSPSQRSYSPQDWLRGYQSQPQEWDYWVEDVEGSIPPDLQGTLYRNGPGLLEIGDRPLKHPFDGDGMVTAFKFPGDGRVHFQSKFVRTQGYVEEQKAGKMIYRGVFGSQPAGGWLKTIFDLRLKNIANTNITYWGDRLLALWEGGQPHRLEPSNLATIGLDDLGGILAEGQPLSAHPRIDPASTFDGGQPCYVTFSIKSSLSSTLTLLELDPQGKLLRQKTETFPGFAFIHDFAITPHYAIFLQNNVTLNGLPYLFGLRGAGECVQFHPDKPAQIILVPRDGGEIKRIPVQAGFVFHHANAFEENGKIILDSICYNSLPQVDTDGDFRSTNFDNLDPGQLWRFTIDPAAATVEKQLMVSRCCEFPVVHPQQVGRPYRYVYMGAAHHSTGNAPLQAILKVDLESGTETLRSFAPHGFAGEPIFVPRPGGVAEDDGWLLCLIYKADLHRSELVILDAQDITAPAIATLKLKHHIPYPLHGSWAQT
- the clpS gene encoding ATP-dependent Clp protease adapter ClpS, with amino-acid sequence MATEVLNKPSNSTIRKHAPRYRVLLHNDDFNSMEHVVQTLIQTVAGMTQPQAVDIMMEAHFNGMSLVITCELEHAEFYCETLRSHGLSSTIEPDE